Proteins encoded in a region of the Flammeovirga yaeyamensis genome:
- the ndk gene encoding nucleoside-diphosphate kinase, which produces MDSYAPKKGTFTFTMIKPGEENQENIGEILTMITEAGFRIQAMKMIRLRTKQAEIFYRHLSDKPFFGDVVKYMTSGPVVAAVLEKDNAVVDYRKLIGATNPEEAKEGTIRKRFAKSTDRNVVHGSDSDDNAAAEASFFFSMADRYNKTGHCFFGWGQE; this is translated from the coding sequence ATGGACAGTTACGCCCCAAAAAAAGGTACTTTTACATTCACCATGATCAAGCCAGGTGAAGAAAACCAAGAAAATATCGGTGAAATCCTAACAATGATTACTGAAGCTGGATTCCGTATCCAAGCAATGAAGATGATCAGATTAAGAACAAAACAAGCAGAGATTTTCTACCGTCACCTTTCAGATAAACCATTCTTTGGTGATGTGGTAAAATATATGACTTCTGGTCCTGTTGTAGCAGCTGTCCTTGAAAAAGATAACGCAGTTGTAGATTATAGAAAATTAATCGGTGCTACTAATCCTGAAGAAGCTAAGGAAGGAACTATTCGTAAGCGTTTTGCTAAATCTACAGATAGAAACGTGGTTCACGGTTCTGACTCTGATGATAACGCAGCTGCTGAAGCATCATTCTTCTTCTCAATGGCTGACAGATATAACAAGACGGGACACTGTTTCTTTGGATGGGGACAAGAGTAG
- a CDS encoding leucine-rich repeat domain-containing protein — translation MKKNLKYIIITFISLSIWGCKSQVGEDNNSDGGQKIYLYDNPVLGFDLYALNYGHREVNGTDTVYYIIPNEVARVKDLDIAKNSSAANGDILSPIKLTAFEELKYFTGLETFRLTSNEFTSLDFSNNTNLREIYMNFNWLDTLKIDSLINLEQLEYQGSNSSSAPASSKISSINLTKNTKLVVLELENHLLNELDVSQNTALDEIRVPDNTGTPITIDSLIYDQLSVREGVARQEPSVELPDGAIVVQDDNFGRALKEQGYGGGPISTGEYYIIPDSVNMITFLDVSDNGIIKTSELSYFTALERLDISDNSLDTLDVSSNTNLTYLNADHNTSGVSVMENLILSSSIDSLSIRKTGLRTVDLSSATALTYFHAESGYINSLNVSASTNLVYINIRHDKTDWESGNGLTSIDFSNNSSLETINIFRNGIVDDSGITWWSSGSALTSLDLRSNPTEGGEFTFTIPSDIYATLDDDSKARNIQEEVSGGIPPGAVIINDTALGAALLAGGYASSGLDGGVTKIYVIPSEAEQVLLLDLGTSSLVDVSELSNYSNVQRLYLNDNDIVTLNLSWATSLTALNINTASGFSAITTLTLPSSLDSLAMDKTNLSTVDLSSLTNLEYFIAEQGKIDNLNLSNNTELKVLRVRHTNSGSAWSNGGGIQTIDLSNNSKLEDIYLYRNQLDDGDITWWGSGSGSVLVDLDVQSNPAGTEATFTIPAHIWATLSTESQGRNVTN, via the coding sequence ATGAAAAAGAATTTAAAATATATCATCATCACCTTTATCAGTTTAAGTATATGGGGATGTAAAAGTCAGGTAGGGGAAGATAATAACTCCGATGGAGGTCAGAAGATTTACCTTTACGATAATCCTGTACTTGGATTTGATTTATACGCCTTAAATTATGGTCACAGGGAAGTGAATGGTACAGATACGGTCTATTACATCATTCCAAATGAAGTGGCGAGAGTGAAAGACTTAGACATTGCCAAAAACAGTTCTGCGGCTAATGGAGATATTTTATCGCCTATAAAACTGACCGCTTTTGAGGAGTTAAAATACTTTACAGGTTTAGAAACTTTCCGATTGACATCGAATGAATTTACTTCATTGGATTTCTCAAACAATACCAACCTAAGAGAGATCTACATGAACTTTAATTGGCTAGATACCCTAAAAATAGATTCTTTGATCAACCTTGAACAGTTAGAGTATCAAGGATCGAATAGTAGTTCTGCTCCAGCAAGCTCAAAAATTTCATCAATTAACTTGACTAAAAATACAAAGCTTGTTGTTCTGGAATTGGAAAATCATTTATTGAATGAACTAGATGTTTCTCAAAATACAGCCTTAGATGAAATCAGAGTACCTGATAATACTGGAACACCAATTACCATTGATTCTTTGATTTATGATCAATTATCAGTTAGAGAAGGAGTAGCTAGACAAGAACCATCAGTAGAACTTCCTGATGGAGCCATTGTTGTGCAAGATGATAACTTTGGTAGAGCATTGAAGGAACAAGGCTATGGTGGAGGGCCTATCTCTACGGGCGAGTACTATATTATCCCCGATAGCGTGAATATGATTACGTTTTTGGATGTTTCGGATAATGGAATTATCAAGACAAGTGAATTATCATATTTTACTGCCCTAGAAAGATTAGATATTTCTGACAATAGTTTGGACACATTAGACGTGTCTTCTAATACTAATTTGACCTATTTAAATGCAGACCATAATACTTCCGGTGTTAGTGTTATGGAAAACTTGATATTGAGTAGTAGCATTGATAGTTTAAGTATTCGTAAAACAGGTTTAAGAACTGTAGATCTTTCTTCAGCTACTGCACTAACTTATTTCCATGCTGAGTCGGGATATATTAATAGTTTAAATGTATCCGCTTCTACGAATTTAGTTTACATTAATATTCGACATGATAAAACAGATTGGGAATCAGGAAATGGTCTAACATCAATTGATTTTTCAAACAATAGTAGCTTAGAAACAATCAATATTTTCAGAAACGGAATTGTTGACGATAGCGGCATTACTTGGTGGTCATCTGGTTCAGCATTAACATCTTTAGATTTAAGAAGTAATCCAACTGAGGGTGGTGAATTTACATTTACTATTCCATCTGATATATATGCCACATTAGATGATGATTCTAAAGCCAGAAATATTCAGGAAGAAGTATCGGGTGGAATTCCTCCAGGAGCAGTTATTATTAATGATACAGCTTTGGGAGCAGCATTATTAGCTGGTGGTTATGCATCTTCTGGTTTGGATGGAGGTGTTACCAAAATATATGTTATACCAAGCGAAGCGGAACAAGTCTTACTTCTTGATTTAGGTACTAGTTCTTTAGTCGATGTCTCCGAATTAAGTAACTATTCGAATGTGCAAAGGCTGTATTTAAACGATAATGATATTGTTACTCTAAATTTAAGTTGGGCAACATCATTAACTGCTCTGAATATTAATACTGCATCAGGATTTAGTGCGATAACGACACTAACTTTACCATCTAGTTTGGATTCCTTAGCAATGGATAAAACAAATCTTTCTACAGTGGATTTATCTTCTCTTACAAATTTGGAATATTTTATAGCTGAGCAAGGTAAAATTGATAATTTGAACCTATCTAACAATACTGAATTAAAAGTACTAAGAGTACGTCATACCAACTCAGGTAGTGCTTGGTCAAATGGAGGAGGGATTCAGACAATTGATTTATCGAATAATAGCAAGTTGGAAGATATTTATCTTTATCGTAATCAATTAGACGATGGAGATATTACTTGGTGGGGTTCAGGTTCAGGCTCAGTTTTGGTAGATCTTGACGTACAAAGTAATCCTGCAGGAACAGAAGCAACGTTTACAATTCCTGCTCATATTTGGGCTACTTTAAGTACAGAATCGCAAGGAAGGAATGTGACAAACTAA
- a CDS encoding porin, with product MKNFKNIGFFALMWLLPTILFAQEIDQDQTDDVDLLENTNTSTFVLGNGLNLNMNQGDYSFKISGMLRPSYTYDLPNMDSTATNALFINAARINLEGVAVQEKVSFFIEADFVNSFTLYEAWAAYHFNDRMKLSFGQKLTFTNGREYAINESRLSMVDRSALSNTFATNGREFGLFFESSFDVGSVVINPSVAITSGDGMNSFGNNSIDVDKGGFKYGGRVEVLPLGEFSGKDGQLYFADFEREESVKLSVAGTFSYNVGASHRTGDGHGEFILYDEAGKEKYPNYGKFYVDLLLKYNGISFSADYVNAFARSNKDIYSSPQAVIRFTGEEVSSKYILGSAFNTQLGYLFETGWGVSARYSSLLPEYEEYSASLLQKEDWYTFGVSKYIKRDALKLQAMGSFIDGKDMVNPVDNSNNSNDRVEVKFVAQVIF from the coding sequence ATGAAAAATTTTAAAAACATAGGATTCTTCGCATTAATGTGGTTGTTACCTACCATATTATTTGCTCAGGAAATTGATCAGGATCAGACCGATGATGTCGATCTTTTGGAAAATACAAATACCTCTACTTTTGTTTTAGGAAACGGATTGAACCTCAATATGAATCAAGGCGATTATTCCTTTAAAATTAGTGGCATGTTGAGGCCCTCTTACACCTACGATTTACCGAACATGGATTCTACAGCAACGAATGCTTTATTTATCAATGCAGCCCGTATTAATCTAGAAGGAGTCGCAGTTCAGGAAAAGGTGAGTTTCTTTATTGAGGCTGATTTTGTGAATTCATTTACTCTATATGAAGCATGGGCTGCTTATCATTTTAATGATCGAATGAAGTTGTCTTTTGGTCAGAAATTAACCTTCACCAACGGAAGAGAATATGCAATTAATGAATCTCGTTTATCGATGGTTGACAGAAGTGCTTTATCCAATACTTTCGCTACCAATGGTCGTGAGTTTGGTTTGTTCTTCGAATCATCATTTGATGTTGGAAGCGTAGTGATCAATCCATCCGTAGCCATAACCTCTGGAGATGGAATGAACTCTTTTGGTAACAACTCCATAGATGTAGATAAAGGAGGTTTTAAATACGGAGGTCGTGTAGAAGTTCTTCCATTAGGAGAATTCTCTGGAAAAGACGGTCAGCTTTACTTTGCTGATTTTGAAAGGGAAGAATCGGTAAAACTATCCGTTGCAGGAACATTTAGTTATAATGTTGGAGCATCTCATAGAACAGGAGATGGGCACGGAGAGTTTATATTATATGATGAAGCCGGAAAAGAAAAGTATCCTAACTATGGTAAGTTTTATGTGGATCTATTACTGAAATACAATGGTATTTCTTTTTCTGCAGATTATGTAAATGCCTTTGCAAGATCAAATAAGGACATCTATTCTTCACCTCAAGCGGTAATTCGATTTACTGGAGAGGAGGTGAGTTCTAAATATATTTTGGGCTCAGCTTTTAATACTCAATTGGGTTATTTATTCGAAACAGGATGGGGAGTATCTGCTAGATATTCTAGTCTTTTACCGGAATACGAAGAGTATTCGGCCAGCCTCTTACAAAAGGAAGATTGGTACACATTTGGTGTATCGAAGTATATCAAAAGGGATGCGTTGAAATTACAGGCCATGGGTTCGTTTATCGATGGAAAAGACATGGTAAACCCGGTAGACAATTCTAACAATAGCAACGATAGAGTGGAAGTGAAGTTCGTTGCACAAGTCATCTTCTAA
- a CDS encoding M14 family zinc carboxypeptidase gives MKKIIIIAISSLLTVYNSLGQTRKMEEKFFPDATIDIPTPAFQKAEWKGFTKYKEMVRFVHQIAEGKEYVKIDGIGESQRGKEIIRVHINKPSSSEKIKVWLQGGLHGNEPASSEGVMFILYSLLKDPQYEYLLDKLDITVLPMANADGYNNMIRVSANGLDLNRDFIKLAAPETNHIRTAFSEFGPQVAIDFHEYNPYRAHFNHFGEKGITTYYDAFFLYSNNLNVNSTIREVTKDLLVKNAKEALIANDRNVSDYSSTKMKNGHIHFNQGGSSPRSTSTNYALSNCLSVLMEIRGVNLKRISFKRRVETTYLAGMSYLKTAYENGDQIRAAIAKADKSTISQEEEAVIKQDKKVIKTKYTCIDLATESKKEIEVVMTDGLQMKASKTRVRPYAYILMPTETVAVEKLKTLGVEVIQLNQQKTIDVEAYQVKSTHVSVAVWEKIYLRKTKAKTVKESKVIPKGSFIVYMDQSTSNVVVSALEPENDNSFFTFRVIDGDFKEGSELPVYRYIKKQKI, from the coding sequence ATGAAGAAAATTATAATTATAGCGATTTCTTCCCTACTGACTGTTTACAATAGTCTTGGGCAGACCAGAAAAATGGAGGAGAAGTTCTTCCCTGATGCAACCATAGATATACCAACTCCAGCTTTTCAGAAAGCAGAATGGAAAGGCTTTACCAAGTACAAAGAAATGGTAAGGTTTGTACATCAAATAGCTGAGGGGAAAGAATATGTAAAGATCGATGGGATAGGAGAATCTCAAAGAGGTAAAGAGATTATCAGAGTGCATATCAATAAACCATCATCATCAGAGAAAATAAAAGTTTGGCTTCAAGGAGGATTGCATGGCAATGAACCTGCAAGTTCTGAAGGTGTCATGTTTATTCTTTACAGTTTATTGAAGGATCCTCAATACGAATACTTGTTGGATAAATTAGACATCACTGTTTTGCCTATGGCCAATGCCGATGGTTATAATAACATGATACGAGTTTCTGCTAATGGTTTGGATTTAAATCGTGATTTTATCAAGCTAGCCGCTCCAGAAACCAACCATATCAGAACGGCTTTTTCTGAATTTGGTCCACAAGTAGCCATTGATTTTCATGAGTACAATCCCTACCGAGCACATTTTAATCACTTTGGAGAAAAAGGAATAACGACGTATTACGATGCTTTTTTCTTGTATTCGAATAACCTTAATGTGAATTCAACAATTCGAGAAGTAACCAAAGATCTGCTAGTGAAAAATGCGAAAGAGGCTTTAATAGCCAATGATAGAAATGTCTCTGATTATTCATCAACAAAAATGAAAAATGGACATATTCATTTTAATCAAGGAGGTTCTAGCCCACGTTCCACTTCTACCAATTACGCATTAAGTAATTGTCTTTCTGTATTGATGGAAATTAGAGGGGTCAATTTGAAAAGGATCTCTTTTAAACGTAGAGTGGAAACCACTTATTTGGCAGGGATGTCGTATTTGAAAACAGCCTATGAAAATGGAGATCAAATTCGTGCTGCGATCGCTAAAGCGGATAAATCGACTATTTCACAAGAAGAGGAGGCAGTTATTAAGCAAGACAAGAAAGTGATAAAAACGAAATACACTTGTATTGATCTGGCAACCGAATCTAAAAAAGAAATAGAGGTGGTCATGACGGACGGTTTGCAGATGAAGGCATCAAAAACTCGGGTAAGACCTTATGCTTATATCTTGATGCCTACGGAGACAGTGGCTGTTGAAAAGTTGAAGACTTTGGGAGTAGAAGTGATTCAACTCAATCAGCAAAAAACAATTGATGTAGAAGCCTATCAGGTAAAATCGACCCATGTTTCTGTGGCTGTTTGGGAGAAGATTTATTTAAGGAAAACCAAAGCTAAAACGGTGAAAGAGTCTAAGGTGATTCCCAAAGGATCGTTCATTGTTTACATGGATCAATCCACTTCTAATGTGGTAGTTTCTGCTTTGGAACCTGAAAATGATAATTCATTTTTCACCTTCAGGGTCATCGATGGTGATTTTAAAGAAGGAAGTGAATTACCTGTTTATAGATATATCAAAAAGCAAAAAATATAG
- a CDS encoding porin, which produces MRKTIITLISILALSSMGHSLYAQEEASSDPPFHIQDYELGRGLRFQGKGGAYFMKIRSYVQSTAEFRTTSNWDDMESRFRVRRARLDIEGKLAKEKFSYRIRTDFAVPNNEDGDDLYSGTLLDAFITYHLNKNLKFTFGQRSTMTDNREMRISSDALQFVERSRVTSAFAAVRDFGLFIEGRYQVGSWWVKPGAMIASGEGQNNFRNYGGLKYGGRIDFLPFGLFRSMGEYSEVDHARQLTPKLIFGVAYSYNVGISSRRGRKGGDLVYLGSDQQTETLPDYGKLGADFMFKYQGWTVLGEFNWAYARVNSPEIFYRVRSNGTTANLRSEDGLNNATIVDYIAGRMMVGRGYNIQAGYLFKAGYSIDGRFTYLDPDNNSFLNNEQFYNRDKYYTLGFSKFLFKDAAKVQLSMTYVNALEGTKGSDGEAHGADAEMMGRLMFQVSF; this is translated from the coding sequence ATGAGAAAGACTATTATCACCTTAATCAGTATTCTGGCTTTGAGTAGTATGGGGCATTCGCTTTATGCTCAAGAGGAAGCTTCTTCTGATCCTCCTTTCCATATACAAGATTATGAATTAGGGAGGGGATTACGCTTCCAAGGAAAAGGCGGAGCGTATTTTATGAAAATCAGAAGTTACGTACAATCTACTGCTGAGTTCCGAACCACGAGTAATTGGGACGATATGGAATCGCGTTTTCGTGTTCGTCGTGCTCGTTTGGATATCGAAGGTAAATTGGCCAAAGAGAAATTCAGTTACCGTATAAGAACGGACTTTGCGGTTCCAAATAATGAAGATGGAGATGATCTTTATTCAGGAACACTCTTGGATGCATTTATCACTTATCACCTCAATAAGAATTTAAAATTCACATTCGGTCAACGTTCGACAATGACAGACAATAGGGAGATGAGAATATCTTCTGATGCACTTCAGTTTGTAGAGCGATCGAGAGTGACTTCTGCATTTGCGGCAGTTAGAGATTTTGGTCTTTTTATCGAAGGGCGTTATCAAGTAGGAAGTTGGTGGGTGAAGCCCGGTGCAATGATCGCATCTGGTGAAGGTCAGAATAACTTTAGAAACTATGGAGGTTTAAAGTACGGAGGCCGAATCGATTTTCTTCCTTTTGGGTTATTCCGATCAATGGGTGAATACTCTGAGGTAGATCACGCAAGACAATTAACTCCTAAGCTGATCTTTGGAGTTGCTTATTCTTATAACGTTGGAATTAGTAGCCGTCGTGGTAGAAAAGGGGGAGATTTAGTGTATTTAGGAAGTGATCAGCAGACAGAAACGCTACCTGATTATGGTAAGTTAGGAGCTGATTTTATGTTTAAATATCAAGGATGGACAGTTTTGGGAGAATTCAATTGGGCCTATGCTAGAGTGAATTCACCAGAGATATTTTATAGAGTAAGATCGAATGGTACAACAGCAAATCTTCGATCGGAAGATGGTTTAAACAATGCAACCATCGTCGATTACATTGCCGGAAGAATGATGGTGGGTCGTGGTTATAATATTCAAGCTGGGTATTTATTTAAAGCTGGGTATTCCATCGATGGCCGGTTTACTTATCTCGATCCAGATAATAACTCTTTCCTTAATAACGAGCAGTTCTATAACCGAGATAAATATTATACTCTCGGATTCTCTAAGTTTCTCTTTAAAGATGCCGCCAAGGTACAATTATCAATGACCTACGTGAATGCATTGGAAGGTACTAAAGGAAGTGATGGAGAGGCACATGGAGCTGATGCAGAAATGATGGGTAGGTTAATGTTCCAAGTATCTTTTTAA
- the dcuC gene encoding C4-dicarboxylate transporter DcuC, with protein MTIISVIVTLVVIATVAYLLTNKYNPQAVLLSSGLLMMVVALFMGLGLPEMNKSTGLAFFDLFAMIKEVLADKGAKVGLMIMTIGGFVAYMRHIGASDALVYVSTKPLKYMRKFPYLAAVCVIPIGQFLFMCTPSATGLGLLLMASIYPVLVRLGISKVSAVSVITACTVFDMGPASANTAQASHQVGLEAVQYFLQHQLPLTVPLTVVLMITYYFVNRYYDKKQGLQDEVPLDDADEFTVDAPLYYAFLPVMPLVLLMIFTPTFELFDPPITLDTTTAMLICTVTGMIFEVVRKRDVKNVLGSMKIFWEGMGKVFASVVTLIVCAQMFSKGLISLGFIDHLVSASQSLGLSFFGVTILMTVMIFFASMLMGSGNASFFSFGPLVPNIAAQLGGDKIGMILSMQLASSMGRATSPIAGVIIATSDLAGISSFDLAKRNLIPLITGLVSMFVLKTVF; from the coding sequence ATGACAATCATTAGTGTCATTGTTACTTTGGTAGTTATCGCTACTGTAGCGTATTTACTTACCAATAAATATAACCCTCAGGCCGTCTTGTTAAGTAGCGGTTTGTTAATGATGGTCGTCGCCCTCTTTATGGGATTAGGACTTCCAGAAATGAATAAAAGTACGGGATTAGCCTTCTTCGATCTCTTTGCCATGATAAAAGAAGTTTTGGCTGACAAGGGAGCTAAGGTAGGTCTTATGATTATGACCATCGGTGGATTTGTGGCTTACATGAGACATATTGGAGCATCAGATGCTTTGGTTTATGTGAGTACAAAACCGCTAAAATATATGCGGAAATTTCCTTACCTAGCCGCTGTTTGTGTGATACCCATCGGACAATTTTTGTTTATGTGTACACCTTCCGCTACCGGATTAGGACTGCTTTTAATGGCTTCTATATATCCAGTGTTGGTACGATTGGGAATAAGTAAAGTATCTGCTGTATCGGTAATTACGGCTTGCACAGTTTTCGATATGGGACCCGCCTCTGCAAACACAGCACAAGCGTCTCATCAAGTAGGTTTAGAAGCGGTGCAATACTTCCTTCAACATCAATTACCACTGACTGTTCCTTTAACTGTGGTATTGATGATTACTTATTACTTCGTGAATAGATATTACGATAAGAAGCAAGGTTTACAAGATGAAGTGCCATTGGATGATGCAGATGAGTTTACTGTAGATGCACCATTGTACTACGCTTTCTTACCCGTTATGCCCTTGGTACTCTTAATGATATTCACACCTACATTTGAGCTATTTGATCCTCCAATAACATTAGATACTACCACGGCCATGTTGATCTGTACAGTGACAGGAATGATCTTCGAAGTGGTTCGTAAAAGAGATGTGAAAAACGTATTGGGTTCTATGAAAATATTCTGGGAAGGTATGGGTAAAGTGTTTGCCAGCGTGGTAACATTAATCGTTTGTGCCCAAATGTTCTCCAAAGGTCTAATTTCATTAGGTTTTATCGATCACTTGGTTTCGGCTTCTCAAAGTCTTGGACTAAGCTTTTTCGGAGTAACAATCCTAATGACTGTCATGATCTTCTTCGCTTCTATGTTGATGGGAAGTGGTAACGCTTCTTTTTTCTCCTTTGGTCCGTTGGTACCAAACATTGCTGCTCAACTTGGAGGTGATAAAATCGGGATGATCCTATCCATGCAATTGGCCTCTAGTATGGGGCGTGCTACATCACCTATTGCGGGTGTTATCATTGCTACCTCAGACCTTGCTGGTATATCATCTTTTGATCTCGCTAAACGAAACTTGATCCCTTTAATAACAGGTCTTGTTTCCATGTTTGTCCTAAAAACCGTCTTCTAA
- a CDS encoding alpha/beta fold hydrolase: MEDVFAQRPKKTGQGYIEREGERIFYESTGEGEAIVFGHGLGGSHAIFFQQVPELAKSYRVITFDQRGFGNSSNHNEMHSPHAAAEDMKAILDHLGVAKAHLVGQSMGGWCMLDFGMNYPDRTLSIVFSNSLAGIYQEDIKHFYDIPAPRPPVTSLPLGKHFGLADTFYERKPEIAFLYLQIGTMCPKPPANMRNLIRETFFTVDQVNELNKKVPMLFITGSEDITFPPQQIEKLHQLITASKFKVFQGTAHSPYYELPEEYNEVIKQFCQ, from the coding sequence ATGGAAGATGTATTTGCTCAACGACCCAAAAAGACTGGCCAAGGCTATATTGAAAGAGAAGGAGAAAGAATATTTTACGAAAGTACCGGAGAAGGAGAAGCTATAGTCTTTGGTCATGGACTCGGTGGTAGTCATGCTATCTTTTTCCAACAAGTACCCGAATTGGCTAAATCATATAGAGTTATCACCTTCGATCAAAGAGGCTTTGGTAATTCAAGTAATCATAATGAAATGCATTCACCCCATGCAGCTGCAGAAGATATGAAAGCTATTTTAGACCACCTTGGAGTTGCAAAAGCACATTTAGTAGGGCAATCTATGGGAGGTTGGTGTATGCTTGATTTTGGAATGAATTACCCTGATAGAACACTTAGTATTGTTTTTAGTAACTCCCTTGCGGGTATATATCAAGAGGATATCAAACACTTTTATGATATCCCAGCCCCTAGACCTCCTGTGACTTCCCTTCCTTTAGGAAAACATTTCGGATTAGCTGATACTTTCTATGAACGAAAGCCTGAAATCGCTTTTCTATATCTACAAATTGGTACAATGTGTCCTAAACCACCTGCCAATATGAGGAACTTAATTCGAGAAACATTCTTTACGGTAGATCAGGTAAACGAATTGAATAAAAAAGTACCCATGCTTTTTATTACAGGTTCAGAAGACATAACTTTCCCTCCTCAGCAAATTGAGAAATTACATCAGTTGATTACTGCATCGAAGTTTAAAGTATTTCAGGGAACAGCACATTCTCCTTATTATGAATTGCCAGAAGAATACAATGAAGTAATTAAGCAGTTTTGTCAATAG
- a CDS encoding CPBP family intramembrane glutamic endopeptidase, whose translation MQELLHSFWQKKLSFDVKTGCILIGIFCFPRFLLVLHANQTSSYQFIGLVMTIYAITPFLFLNKAGRKHIGLQLPQNYNWLMLALIIGVSFSLLLYVVGILLYSDSYQNWYVYIGKSYNIQEGMPADQKLIMFFIMAITGMIFSPIGEEFLFRGLIHESFAASLGDQKASMIDSLAFAITHISHFGLVFINNQWDFYLLPCLLWVAGMYVVSRLFFYYKMKIQSIWGAVLCHSGFNLGMTYCIFYLL comes from the coding sequence ATGCAAGAACTATTACATTCATTTTGGCAGAAAAAGCTATCATTTGATGTTAAAACAGGTTGCATACTTATTGGTATTTTCTGTTTTCCAAGATTCCTTTTGGTATTACACGCTAATCAAACTTCAAGCTATCAATTTATTGGTTTAGTGATGACTATCTACGCGATCACTCCATTTTTATTTTTAAATAAAGCTGGAAGGAAACATATTGGTCTACAACTTCCTCAAAATTATAATTGGTTGATGCTGGCTTTAATAATTGGTGTTTCATTTAGTCTTTTATTGTATGTTGTTGGTATTTTACTTTATAGTGATAGCTACCAAAATTGGTATGTCTACATAGGTAAGTCGTATAATATTCAAGAGGGGATGCCTGCAGATCAGAAGCTTATTATGTTTTTTATAATGGCAATAACGGGAATGATATTTAGTCCTATTGGAGAAGAGTTTTTATTTAGAGGGTTGATACACGAGAGTTTTGCGGCTTCATTAGGAGATCAAAAAGCATCTATGATTGATAGCCTTGCCTTTGCGATTACCCATATTTCTCACTTTGGTCTAGTGTTTATCAATAATCAATGGGATTTTTATTTACTCCCTTGCTTACTTTGGGTAGCAGGAATGTACGTTGTTAGCCGTTTATTTTTCTATTATAAAATGAAGATCCAATCTATTTGGGGAGCAGTGTTATGTCATTCCGGTTTTAATTTAGGCATGACTTATTGCATCTTTTATTTGTTATAA
- a CDS encoding acyl-CoA thioesterase: MEERIRKTITRQFKAIFPNTLNANNTLFGGEAMKWMDEVAYITATRFTRQKMFTLKTEDVKFLKAVTPDTIVEVVGKVEKADPIKLRVILEIYAEDMYADTREKVMESVFIFVALNDNNKPVRIDYSRFEKEKEVELDLALENRAN; the protein is encoded by the coding sequence ATGGAAGAAAGAATAAGGAAAACAATCACTAGACAATTTAAGGCCATATTTCCAAATACGCTAAACGCAAACAACACTTTATTTGGTGGAGAAGCGATGAAGTGGATGGACGAAGTGGCTTATATTACTGCTACACGATTTACTAGACAAAAAATGTTTACGCTTAAAACAGAAGATGTAAAGTTTCTGAAAGCTGTAACTCCAGATACAATTGTTGAAGTAGTAGGAAAAGTTGAAAAGGCAGATCCTATTAAACTAAGAGTTATACTGGAAATTTATGCTGAAGACATGTACGCTGATACTCGTGAAAAAGTGATGGAAAGCGTCTTCATTTTCGTGGCATTAAACGATAACAATAAGCCTGTAAGAATTGATTACAGTCGTTTTGAAAAAGAAAAAGAAGTGGAATTAGATTTGGCTTTGGAAAATCGAGCGAATTAA